A genomic region of Conger conger chromosome 6, fConCon1.1, whole genome shotgun sequence contains the following coding sequences:
- the prc1b gene encoding protein regulator of cytokinesis 1b isoform X1: protein MRRSEVLAAESVSCLNKALCRLKDIWEEIGIPEDQRLQRTDVVKIHIKSLLERMIAEEESLKSRLMNSIDMCRKELDILCRELHLPPFEEEEGNTMLQLEKDIRTRVEVMMKQKSQRMQELKALSLQDQELCDILCTDSYSIIPDSVPSLKELEDFRQHILHLTVEKDRRHGEFVCIKRQIILCMEELEQLPDTSFERDVVCEDEDAFCLSEENIASLKLLLHQLEDRKAENMAICSSYRTKIQALWERLQVAQEEREALSEHMVLSKKRNREALEAEVKRLEELKLQNIWNVTAAIREEISSYWDKCFFSEDQRQAFVPYYSDEATEDILSLHDAEIVRLKQYYEDHKELFEGIHRWEESWTLFQELEKKTTDPSRFVNRGGNLLKEEKRRADLHKSLPKLENKLKAEIDVWEQEQGCEFLIKGQKFLQYVQEQWETYRIEKEREKQERQLKKSRQIEEDMLYGTAIRTPSKRRIPGAATPGKMRKFNTTSSIYSATPNSTMRSAFGGTICRSPVSRLPHSNGLMVRTPGRSKTPMSLLKHNKENISHLNGTSLSGASKIPASPQCAFSINSVASTYSEFATEIGHIDSTTLQSKNFQRLPNLTASPES from the exons ATGCGGAGGAG TGAGGTGCTCGCAGCTGAATCGGTATCATGTCTGAACAAAGCACTGTGCCGTCTGAAGGACATTTGGGAGGAAATTGGAATCCCAGAGGACCAGCGACTGCAGAGGACGGATGTTGTAAAGATTCATATAAAA AGTCTGCTGGAAAGGATGATTGCAGAGGAGGAGAGCCTCAAGAGCCGGTTGATGAACAGCATAGACATGTGTCGCAAAGAGCTGGACATTCTGTGCAGGGAACTTCATTTACCACCATTTGAG GAGGAAGAAGGGAACACAATGCTGCAGCTGGAGAAGGACATTCGAACTCGAGTGGAGGTGATGATGAAGCAGAAGAGTCAGAGGATGCAGGAGCTCAAAGCCCTTAGCCTGCAGGACCAGGAACTCTGCGACATTCTATGCACAGACTCTTACAGCATCATCCCAGACTCTGTCCCCTCcctgaaggagctggaggacTTCCGTCAACATATCCTCCACCTCACTGTAGAAAAG GATCGGAGGCATGGCGAGTTTGTCTGCATTAAGAGACAGATCATTTTGTGcatggaggagctggagcagtTGCCAGACACTAGTTTTGAACGGGATGTGGTGTGTGAAGATGAGGATGCTTTCTGTCTGTCCGAAGAGAACATTGCATCTCTTAAACTGCTTCTCCATCAG CTGGAAGATCGAAAGGCTGAGAATATGGCGATTTGTAGCTCCTACCGCACAAAGATCCAGGCGCTTTGGGAGAGGCTGCAAGTTgcccaggaggagagggaggcccTCTCTGAGCATATGGTCTTGTCCAAGAAAAGGAACAGAGAGGCT TTAGAAGCTGAGGTAAAGCGTCTTGAAGAACTGAAACTGCAGAACATTTGGAACGTTACTGCAGCCATCCGTGAGGAGATTTCCTCCTACTGGGATAAGTGTTTCTTCAGCGAAGACCAGCGTCAGGCTTTTGTACCATACTACAGTG ATGAGGCCACAGAAGACATTTTAAGCCTGCATGATGCAGAAATTGTTCGCCTCAAACAGTATTATGAAGATCACAAGGAGCTCTTTGAGGGCATTCACAGATGGGAAGAAAGCTGGACACTGTTCCAGGAACTTGAG AAAAAGACAACTGACCCTTCAAGATTTGTTAACCGTGGAGGAAACCTCTTGAAAGAGGAAAAACGCAGGGCTGACCTCCACAAAAGCCTCCCAAAG CTGGAGAACAAGCTGAAGGCTGAGATTGATGTTTGGGAGCAGGAACAAGGCTGTGAGTTCTTGATCAAGGGGCAGAAGTTTTTACAGTACGTGCAGGAGCAATGGGAGACTTACAGGAttgagaaagaaagggaaaaacagGAACGG CAACTGAAGAAAAGCAGGCAAATCGAGGAGGATATGCTGTATGGCACTGCTATTCGCACTCCATCTAAACGCAGAATACCGGGTGCTGCCACACCTGGGAAAATGCGAAAG TTCAATACCACCTCCAGCATCTATAGTGCCACTCCTAACAGCACAATGCGCTCTGCCTTCGGCGGAACCATCTGCCGCTCTCCAGTGTCCAGACTCCCTCACTCG AACGGTCTCATGGTGCGAACACCAGGGCGTAGCAAGACTCCAATGAGTCTGCTGAAGCACAACAAAGAAAACATCTCCCATCTCAATGGGACCTCTCTGAGTGGTGCGTCGAAGATCCCAGCCAGCCCGCAGTGCGCCTTCAGCATTAACTCTGTTGCCAGCACCTATTCAGAATTTGCG ACGGAAATTGGCCACATTGATTCTACCACCCTGCAGAG CAAGAACTTTCAAAGGCTTCCAAATCTAACTGCAAGCCCGGAATCTTGA
- the prc1b gene encoding protein regulator of cytokinesis 1b isoform X3, with protein MRRSEVLAAESVSCLNKALCRLKDIWEEIGIPEDQRLQRTDVVKIHIKSLLERMIAEEESLKSRLMNSIDMCRKELDILCRELHLPPFEEEEGNTMLQLEKDIRTRVEVMMKQKSQRMQELKALSLQDQELCDILCTDSYSIIPDSVPSLKELEDFRQHILHLTVEKDRRHGEFVCIKRQIILCMEELEQLPDTSFERDVVCEDEDAFCLSEENIASLKLLLHQLEDRKAENMAICSSYRTKIQALWERLQVAQEEREALSEHMVLSKKRNREALEAEVKRLEELKLQNIWNVTAAIREEISSYWDKCFFSEDQRQAFVPYYSDEATEDILSLHDAEIVRLKQYYEDHKELFEGIHRWEESWTLFQELEKKTTDPSRFVNRGGNLLKEEKRRADLHKSLPKLENKLKAEIDVWEQEQGCEFLIKGQKFLQYVQEQWETYRIEKEREKQERQLKKSRQIEEDMLYGTAIRTPSKRRIPGAATPGKMRKFNTTSSIYSATPNSTMRSAFGGTICRSPVSRLPHSNGLMVRTPGRSKTPMSLLKHNKENISHLNGTSLSARTFKGFQI; from the exons ATGCGGAGGAG TGAGGTGCTCGCAGCTGAATCGGTATCATGTCTGAACAAAGCACTGTGCCGTCTGAAGGACATTTGGGAGGAAATTGGAATCCCAGAGGACCAGCGACTGCAGAGGACGGATGTTGTAAAGATTCATATAAAA AGTCTGCTGGAAAGGATGATTGCAGAGGAGGAGAGCCTCAAGAGCCGGTTGATGAACAGCATAGACATGTGTCGCAAAGAGCTGGACATTCTGTGCAGGGAACTTCATTTACCACCATTTGAG GAGGAAGAAGGGAACACAATGCTGCAGCTGGAGAAGGACATTCGAACTCGAGTGGAGGTGATGATGAAGCAGAAGAGTCAGAGGATGCAGGAGCTCAAAGCCCTTAGCCTGCAGGACCAGGAACTCTGCGACATTCTATGCACAGACTCTTACAGCATCATCCCAGACTCTGTCCCCTCcctgaaggagctggaggacTTCCGTCAACATATCCTCCACCTCACTGTAGAAAAG GATCGGAGGCATGGCGAGTTTGTCTGCATTAAGAGACAGATCATTTTGTGcatggaggagctggagcagtTGCCAGACACTAGTTTTGAACGGGATGTGGTGTGTGAAGATGAGGATGCTTTCTGTCTGTCCGAAGAGAACATTGCATCTCTTAAACTGCTTCTCCATCAG CTGGAAGATCGAAAGGCTGAGAATATGGCGATTTGTAGCTCCTACCGCACAAAGATCCAGGCGCTTTGGGAGAGGCTGCAAGTTgcccaggaggagagggaggcccTCTCTGAGCATATGGTCTTGTCCAAGAAAAGGAACAGAGAGGCT TTAGAAGCTGAGGTAAAGCGTCTTGAAGAACTGAAACTGCAGAACATTTGGAACGTTACTGCAGCCATCCGTGAGGAGATTTCCTCCTACTGGGATAAGTGTTTCTTCAGCGAAGACCAGCGTCAGGCTTTTGTACCATACTACAGTG ATGAGGCCACAGAAGACATTTTAAGCCTGCATGATGCAGAAATTGTTCGCCTCAAACAGTATTATGAAGATCACAAGGAGCTCTTTGAGGGCATTCACAGATGGGAAGAAAGCTGGACACTGTTCCAGGAACTTGAG AAAAAGACAACTGACCCTTCAAGATTTGTTAACCGTGGAGGAAACCTCTTGAAAGAGGAAAAACGCAGGGCTGACCTCCACAAAAGCCTCCCAAAG CTGGAGAACAAGCTGAAGGCTGAGATTGATGTTTGGGAGCAGGAACAAGGCTGTGAGTTCTTGATCAAGGGGCAGAAGTTTTTACAGTACGTGCAGGAGCAATGGGAGACTTACAGGAttgagaaagaaagggaaaaacagGAACGG CAACTGAAGAAAAGCAGGCAAATCGAGGAGGATATGCTGTATGGCACTGCTATTCGCACTCCATCTAAACGCAGAATACCGGGTGCTGCCACACCTGGGAAAATGCGAAAG TTCAATACCACCTCCAGCATCTATAGTGCCACTCCTAACAGCACAATGCGCTCTGCCTTCGGCGGAACCATCTGCCGCTCTCCAGTGTCCAGACTCCCTCACTCG AACGGTCTCATGGTGCGAACACCAGGGCGTAGCAAGACTCCAATGAGTCTGCTGAAGCACAACAAAGAAAACATCTCCCATCTCAATGGGACCTCTCTGAGTG CAAGAACTTTCAAAGGCTTCCAAATCTAA
- the prc1b gene encoding protein regulator of cytokinesis 1b isoform X2: MRRSEVLAAESVSCLNKALCRLKDIWEEIGIPEDQRLQRTDVVKIHIKSLLERMIAEEESLKSRLMNSIDMCRKELDILCRELHLPPFEEEEGNTMLQLEKDIRTRVEVMMKQKSQRMQELKALSLQDQELCDILCTDSYSIIPDSVPSLKELEDFRQHILHLTVEKDRRHGEFVCIKRQIILCMEELEQLPDTSFERDVVCEDEDAFCLSEENIASLKLLLHQLEDRKAENMAICSSYRTKIQALWERLQVAQEEREALSEHMVLSKKRNREALEAEVKRLEELKLQNIWNVTAAIREEISSYWDKCFFSEDQRQAFVPYYSDEATEDILSLHDAEIVRLKQYYEDHKELFEGIHRWEESWTLFQELEKKTTDPSRFVNRGGNLLKEEKRRADLHKSLPKLENKLKAEIDVWEQEQGCEFLIKGQKFLQYVQEQWETYRIEKEREKQERQLKKSRQIEEDMLYGTAIRTPSKRRIPGAATPGKMRKFNTTSSIYSATPNSTMRSAFGGTICRSPVSRLPHSNGLMVRTPGRSKTPMSLLKHNKENISHLNGTSLSGASKIPASPQCAFSINSVASTYSEFAQELSKASKSNCKPGILNSTVTHI; the protein is encoded by the exons ATGCGGAGGAG TGAGGTGCTCGCAGCTGAATCGGTATCATGTCTGAACAAAGCACTGTGCCGTCTGAAGGACATTTGGGAGGAAATTGGAATCCCAGAGGACCAGCGACTGCAGAGGACGGATGTTGTAAAGATTCATATAAAA AGTCTGCTGGAAAGGATGATTGCAGAGGAGGAGAGCCTCAAGAGCCGGTTGATGAACAGCATAGACATGTGTCGCAAAGAGCTGGACATTCTGTGCAGGGAACTTCATTTACCACCATTTGAG GAGGAAGAAGGGAACACAATGCTGCAGCTGGAGAAGGACATTCGAACTCGAGTGGAGGTGATGATGAAGCAGAAGAGTCAGAGGATGCAGGAGCTCAAAGCCCTTAGCCTGCAGGACCAGGAACTCTGCGACATTCTATGCACAGACTCTTACAGCATCATCCCAGACTCTGTCCCCTCcctgaaggagctggaggacTTCCGTCAACATATCCTCCACCTCACTGTAGAAAAG GATCGGAGGCATGGCGAGTTTGTCTGCATTAAGAGACAGATCATTTTGTGcatggaggagctggagcagtTGCCAGACACTAGTTTTGAACGGGATGTGGTGTGTGAAGATGAGGATGCTTTCTGTCTGTCCGAAGAGAACATTGCATCTCTTAAACTGCTTCTCCATCAG CTGGAAGATCGAAAGGCTGAGAATATGGCGATTTGTAGCTCCTACCGCACAAAGATCCAGGCGCTTTGGGAGAGGCTGCAAGTTgcccaggaggagagggaggcccTCTCTGAGCATATGGTCTTGTCCAAGAAAAGGAACAGAGAGGCT TTAGAAGCTGAGGTAAAGCGTCTTGAAGAACTGAAACTGCAGAACATTTGGAACGTTACTGCAGCCATCCGTGAGGAGATTTCCTCCTACTGGGATAAGTGTTTCTTCAGCGAAGACCAGCGTCAGGCTTTTGTACCATACTACAGTG ATGAGGCCACAGAAGACATTTTAAGCCTGCATGATGCAGAAATTGTTCGCCTCAAACAGTATTATGAAGATCACAAGGAGCTCTTTGAGGGCATTCACAGATGGGAAGAAAGCTGGACACTGTTCCAGGAACTTGAG AAAAAGACAACTGACCCTTCAAGATTTGTTAACCGTGGAGGAAACCTCTTGAAAGAGGAAAAACGCAGGGCTGACCTCCACAAAAGCCTCCCAAAG CTGGAGAACAAGCTGAAGGCTGAGATTGATGTTTGGGAGCAGGAACAAGGCTGTGAGTTCTTGATCAAGGGGCAGAAGTTTTTACAGTACGTGCAGGAGCAATGGGAGACTTACAGGAttgagaaagaaagggaaaaacagGAACGG CAACTGAAGAAAAGCAGGCAAATCGAGGAGGATATGCTGTATGGCACTGCTATTCGCACTCCATCTAAACGCAGAATACCGGGTGCTGCCACACCTGGGAAAATGCGAAAG TTCAATACCACCTCCAGCATCTATAGTGCCACTCCTAACAGCACAATGCGCTCTGCCTTCGGCGGAACCATCTGCCGCTCTCCAGTGTCCAGACTCCCTCACTCG AACGGTCTCATGGTGCGAACACCAGGGCGTAGCAAGACTCCAATGAGTCTGCTGAAGCACAACAAAGAAAACATCTCCCATCTCAATGGGACCTCTCTGAGTGGTGCGTCGAAGATCCCAGCCAGCCCGCAGTGCGCCTTCAGCATTAACTCTGTTGCCAGCACCTATTCAGAATTTGCG CAAGAACTTTCAAAGGCTTCCAAATCTAACTGCAAGCCCGGAATCTTGAACTCAACCGTCACTCATATTTGA
- the prc1b gene encoding protein regulator of cytokinesis 1b isoform X4, whose protein sequence is MRRSEVLAAESVSCLNKALCRLKDIWEEIGIPEDQRLQRTDVVKIHIKSLLERMIAEEESLKSRLMNSIDMCRKELDILCRELHLPPFEEEEGNTMLQLEKDIRTRVEVMMKQKSQRMQELKALSLQDQELCDILCTDSYSIIPDSVPSLKELEDFRQHILHLTVEKDRRHGEFVCIKRQIILCMEELEQLPDTSFERDVVCEDEDAFCLSEENIASLKLLLHQLEDRKAENMAICSSYRTKIQALWERLQVAQEEREALSEHMVLSKKRNREALEAEVKRLEELKLQNIWNVTAAIREEISSYWDKCFFSEDQRQAFVPYYSDEATEDILSLHDAEIVRLKQYYEDHKELFEGIHRWEESWTLFQELEKKTTDPSRFVNRGGNLLKEEKRRADLHKSLPKLENKLKAEIDVWEQEQGCEFLIKGQKFLQYVQEQWETYRIEKEREKQERQLKKSRQIEEDMLYGTAIRTPSKRRIPGAATPGKMRKFNTTSSIYSATPNSTMRSAFGGTICRSPVSRLPHSNGLMVRTPGRSKTPMSLLKHNKENISHLNGTSLSDGNWPH, encoded by the exons ATGCGGAGGAG TGAGGTGCTCGCAGCTGAATCGGTATCATGTCTGAACAAAGCACTGTGCCGTCTGAAGGACATTTGGGAGGAAATTGGAATCCCAGAGGACCAGCGACTGCAGAGGACGGATGTTGTAAAGATTCATATAAAA AGTCTGCTGGAAAGGATGATTGCAGAGGAGGAGAGCCTCAAGAGCCGGTTGATGAACAGCATAGACATGTGTCGCAAAGAGCTGGACATTCTGTGCAGGGAACTTCATTTACCACCATTTGAG GAGGAAGAAGGGAACACAATGCTGCAGCTGGAGAAGGACATTCGAACTCGAGTGGAGGTGATGATGAAGCAGAAGAGTCAGAGGATGCAGGAGCTCAAAGCCCTTAGCCTGCAGGACCAGGAACTCTGCGACATTCTATGCACAGACTCTTACAGCATCATCCCAGACTCTGTCCCCTCcctgaaggagctggaggacTTCCGTCAACATATCCTCCACCTCACTGTAGAAAAG GATCGGAGGCATGGCGAGTTTGTCTGCATTAAGAGACAGATCATTTTGTGcatggaggagctggagcagtTGCCAGACACTAGTTTTGAACGGGATGTGGTGTGTGAAGATGAGGATGCTTTCTGTCTGTCCGAAGAGAACATTGCATCTCTTAAACTGCTTCTCCATCAG CTGGAAGATCGAAAGGCTGAGAATATGGCGATTTGTAGCTCCTACCGCACAAAGATCCAGGCGCTTTGGGAGAGGCTGCAAGTTgcccaggaggagagggaggcccTCTCTGAGCATATGGTCTTGTCCAAGAAAAGGAACAGAGAGGCT TTAGAAGCTGAGGTAAAGCGTCTTGAAGAACTGAAACTGCAGAACATTTGGAACGTTACTGCAGCCATCCGTGAGGAGATTTCCTCCTACTGGGATAAGTGTTTCTTCAGCGAAGACCAGCGTCAGGCTTTTGTACCATACTACAGTG ATGAGGCCACAGAAGACATTTTAAGCCTGCATGATGCAGAAATTGTTCGCCTCAAACAGTATTATGAAGATCACAAGGAGCTCTTTGAGGGCATTCACAGATGGGAAGAAAGCTGGACACTGTTCCAGGAACTTGAG AAAAAGACAACTGACCCTTCAAGATTTGTTAACCGTGGAGGAAACCTCTTGAAAGAGGAAAAACGCAGGGCTGACCTCCACAAAAGCCTCCCAAAG CTGGAGAACAAGCTGAAGGCTGAGATTGATGTTTGGGAGCAGGAACAAGGCTGTGAGTTCTTGATCAAGGGGCAGAAGTTTTTACAGTACGTGCAGGAGCAATGGGAGACTTACAGGAttgagaaagaaagggaaaaacagGAACGG CAACTGAAGAAAAGCAGGCAAATCGAGGAGGATATGCTGTATGGCACTGCTATTCGCACTCCATCTAAACGCAGAATACCGGGTGCTGCCACACCTGGGAAAATGCGAAAG TTCAATACCACCTCCAGCATCTATAGTGCCACTCCTAACAGCACAATGCGCTCTGCCTTCGGCGGAACCATCTGCCGCTCTCCAGTGTCCAGACTCCCTCACTCG AACGGTCTCATGGTGCGAACACCAGGGCGTAGCAAGACTCCAATGAGTCTGCTGAAGCACAACAAAGAAAACATCTCCCATCTCAATGGGACCTCTCTGAGTG ACGGAAATTGGCCACATTGA